In Gossypium hirsutum isolate 1008001.06 chromosome A10, Gossypium_hirsutum_v2.1, whole genome shotgun sequence, the DNA window TTACATCCATTAGAGATCCTATACTATCTATTTCTATCAAGATTTCATAATAGatttacaatttattcactttagtccttatgtacaaaaattaataattaaactttacaGTCTAGTTTTTTTTTCACATccaagcttaaaatctatcaatttaacaccaatttcttgaagaaatcatcaatgtaaactttcaaaaattttaatatttttttcaaattggtacatggactagctaaattaagctcccatgatctcaaaaacataaaaattacaagaaaatggcttGGAATTTCTTACCAATCAAGGGTTGAATGTTAAAAGCCAAGCttggtttttctcttttcttttctttgtagaTTCAGTGTTTgaagaatgaagaagatgatcatCTTCTTTTCATTCCacttattttgttgtttttatatatgttttatacattaattaatttattaatcatttaattaacttaataaaccttaatcaattaaatttaatctcATTTAACTGAAATTAGTGGATGTTAACATCATCCTCCACTAATTGATGAACTAAAATGGTTTGTTTACCATTTTGAATCCCTAGGTAATTAAAATCTACAACGATAAGACTTTTACAATGTAATCCTGTAccataattaactatcaattcgaCAAAATTTCTAAACTaaactttataaaaattttaaaaataaattcataaatattaatatttacagactcaagTTATGAAAATGGGATTTCGGAATTTCTTTTTCTGGTACCActaaaaatcgggctattacatttgGGGTACTCTGCTACAAAGTTGCAACATTGCTTTTCACCACATCGCGGCATTATGATTCAAGGAGTGTCGTCATGACATTTTCTTTTGCAATGTTGCGACATTTACTTACAAAGTTGTAAAATCCCTAAAACCCCATTGCTTGTGAATAATGATATTTTAGGAATATAAATGTTAGATTTTTTAGAGTAAAAAAAATGTGATTTATTAGTGTTAGCAGGGAAGGTAGCTAGATATTGGAAGGAGTTGAAAAGACTtatatattaagagatattaatcCAAAGTATAGATTAAATTGTAATGTTGTGAAAAGTGTTGGGGTCAAAGtgtgaaattgaaaatataaaaagattaaatttaattagatggAAAGAGTGGAAGAAATAgaagtgcaattttaccaaaaGTGAATAGTCTCAATTGAGGAATTTTAGAGATTTTCAAGGGTGAAAAAGGAATTTCTTAAATATAGTTATGTAGAAAAATCTTATACATGTTGTCAACATCTCCACCTTGGATCAAATTGGAAAGGGAGATGAAATCTCAACCATTTGATGAAAatcatgattaaattatttttatattatattataatattttattaattaaattaattagatatttttattacaattacaTAGAGACTTTATCCATTCTTCATACTTCACACGTCACTACCCTTGCCCATGAAAGaaacttatcattttattataattcagTCCCTTAACCATTAAGCTTTGGCTAAAAGCCATCAATTTTCCATAGAAATTCTTAGTCAAATCAAGGGTACAACATCATAGCAATGTTATATTCAAGTGGAGAAGTAGTATGTTCATGTTAGAAGAGAAACGAAATCAAGTTTAAGTGAAACTCTAAAGGTTTAAGGTAAGATTTTCATGAGTTAATGAAGTTAATATGTTTATTTCAAGTGAAAGTGCCTGGAAGAGATATTAGATTAGtgttttgattatgtattttatgtgtattttatttaaacatgAAGAGAGAGATAAAGAAGTGGAACCAAGTGGTGTAGACAAAAGAAAACAAGTAGTAAAAGATTGAAGCAAGGTAGAAAAAGACATACATAGAATTTATATGTTGGAATTTATACTTGATTATGTtcataaattatgaaaaagagTTTAACTGAAGTGATATTTGTTGGAACAAATTCGGTTTGAAGACGGTTTTCTTgcataatagaaaaataaaattttaaaaatcgagccggtttttgatatttatagcaataaactttttcttgaaatcaCACCTGTGTTTTGGGCTAGACAGATCCTAGACATTTTCGGCTTTCAATTGATCGGCCTTCTCCGCTATTCCCGTACCACGAATTATTTTGAGTGTGGGCTTGAACAATtttgaatcaaacacaaaaccagaAAATTTTTCTATACTTTTAGTGGGAAAATAAATCTCTCTCTTAATAGAAactggtaaaattgttattcctagataatataatttattctaaaaataattttccacTACTTTTTACTAGAATAACAATGTAGAAAACTTATGTGAAACTTGTGTTTCTTTTATTGTGTTGATCTATTTTAAACCCCTACTAGTGCCATCAATTTATAGAGAGAATTTGAAGAATCCTGGTtgaactaaaaaatatttatataatagtaAAATCTAATATTATTAGGGAAAGGGGTGGCAACCCTAGCTAAATTTtactagggtttgtcgtcccCTTGTATTCAATATAAGGGGATTGAAGTTCTCCTATATTAggtttaattatatgtgtttcctAGAATTTTAGCCCCAcacattataatttaatctagcaaatacatatttttctatttccttaaataaatattatttattaaattaatttaaataaattaattttttaattaaataattttttcaacccaATTCTATCAACGATCAATATGTACTTTATTATGGTACACATACTTTCATAAAATGTTCAATGCAGTActtgtactttgaaaatgtataataTAGTACTTGAATTATCGATGTGTTTTATTATAGTACCTAGTGTCAACACCATTAGTGAATTGCTAAATCAACTAATGAACAGGCGACATGTAGAATTCTTTCCCCAAATCATGACGTTCACATAGATAATATAACAATATTATatgaaaaactaaattaaaaaataaataattaagcaTATGGTTAgtaaaaaagaagtaaatattAAACTTACATCAACAAAAACGTAATCTTTTCCATTTaagtaaatgatgatattttctaaagagtttttcatttgaaataatatttttaattggtttttaaataaaattttattattgtcCATGAAAGTACATGTATTTTCATGTAAgtttaatatttagtattttttattaaccaaatctttagttatttatttattttaattttttaaattttatttagtttttttacaTAATGTTATATTATTCATGTGGATTTGATGATTGGAAAAAATCTACTTGTCAAATTTCATTGGTTGGTTTAACAATTCACTTACGTTATGAGCAAGAAGTgccataataaaacacatattgataGTTTAGGTAATACatgggaaatttttaatataagTACCACATTTgacattttatgaaagtacatggaccataataaaacacattttgataGTTCAAGTACCATATTGGATAATCTCAAAGTACAAGTATCacatattgatatatatatttgaaaattttgcctcgaacatatacttatttttttatacaattgcAACTACTAGAGGTGAGATCAGTTTAGCTTggtcaagtttttttttttttcgaacCGTCTATCATAACTTGCGGCTTAGTTTTTGATTTTtcatgtcaattttttttatatttattttgacaaaatgaACTTTGTTTATGACTTATAGGTATCACATGGTAAAGTTtcaaactagttttttttttaataaatattcctaaaagataaattttcaagtaaataaaaacaaccaataacttttatatgttttttttaaaaaaatatataaaatttttatgttattttcactattttaaaaataaaatattttttacatcaaaaaatataaataattataaattaaaaaaaaggaatttgATTCGATTTGAGTCACGACTATTTTTAACTTGTGTTTCATTAATTGTCCAAACATTTTATATTAGGTtgtctttcaaatttttttactcaCCTATATTTATTATCACCTAAACTCATTTTAAAtccttaatttataaaataatatctatTTAGACACATTCGAATCCACACAATTTTAATTGTTACAATAACAGCAGCTTcaactaaactaaaatttaatcaaatacatacaattttttttaggGAAACCACATACACTTAAATATTCTAAaacaacttaataattaattttgttttagtcgATTCTATCAAATGGAATGTTAAATAAGATAATTTGTAATtcgaaataatttgaaaatatttaaataataaatttaatatttttaattacacaaagtaaattttgatatattgttatttatttacgaGTAATAAGTAGAATTTCGAGTTTATTGGAGTAAGAGTCAGTTCTGCAttgtttttcaaaagcacttctggctCCAAAAACACTTCTGGAAGAAAAGCTGTGTagaacaagctgcttttggctaaaatttttagcttttcctctcccaaaagcacttttaatgcttaattattttttcacccctccaataccatagtactttttctttttttttggcacttaattacaaatgtgttaaaatcattaattaaaaataaaaaaataatttttaaaatactaattacaaatatttaacagttatatttaaatatttaaaatatagtttatatattctaattaaattttataaataattaatatttattgcttaaaaatatttaaaatttatattttatatattaaaatattaacaagaagttataataatttttttatattcttactaaaatataataatattaactaatttaaatattatttaaatacatatttgttactttataataatatgtctaaaatagacattttatttctcaaaagcactttttaacagcaatgctaaacactcaaaatttaaaccaaacttttcaaaagcacttctcaaaaatactttttcacaacacttttcaaaagtacttttcaaaaacattccCAAACTAGTtctaaatttaaatcaaaatttggaCATAGAGTTCCCCAAAAAAAAGAGAACAGGCCAATCCAACTCAACTGAGGACATAAACAGAATAATGGAAAACAAGGAAGGGCAAAAAGGGAAAAAGGGGAAAAACGAAAAGGGTTTTTGATGTGAAGTAGGAGTAGGCCAGggttattcaaaaaaaaaaagttgaaagggTTATATAAAAACCTAAAAGAGGAACAATTCCAAGCACCTAAGATTTGTTGTATTGTTATTTTGCCTTTTCGCTATCGTCTTTGCCTATCAACTCCACGGCGCAGATCCGAGGAGTCTCTATTTTTCAATCCAAACAACCCCTCTAAACACTCTCTTCTTTTATTGCTCCTACTCTTCCAGGTTGCTCCTTTTTccctcttttcttctctttttttgtaTTGTTTGGGTGTTTGTGTTTGATTGGTTTTTTTGTTGAATCTATGTTTTtcttttgttgggttttatttgaTGTTTATTGGATTCGTTTTACTGTATGGGATCTGGGCTTGATctgttttctttttatctttctgGGTTTCTGGTTTTGAGATTTATCAGTTCACGGTAGTTTTTCTTTGATTTGACATTTTAATAAGTTTGTAGCTCAGCTAGACTAGCCTAGCTATACGTGTTTatctaaagttaaaaaaaatttgctGGATTTTGAATAGTAATAGAAGGAATAAAAGGGTTTGTATTTTATTAGGTTCCAAATGGTAGGAATTTGGAAAGTTTATAGTAACCTGAGCGTCTgttattcaagaaaaaaaatatgacttgttttcttttcctttttggttGGGAATGGATCATAACTGTTATATTTGAAATTTCCAGCTTTGGggttgaaatcactataaaattaATGCAATTTGTTAAAGGAAAAAACATTACTTGTGGAAGTGTTTTATAATGGTTAAGTTTACGGCTGAGATTGAGCAAGTATGATATTTTGTTGGAGCTGAAATCTGGATTTGGGTTTGTTACAGTAAGTTGCCTGGGATTAGGATTATTAACATCAGAATGGATGTATAATTAACAGATGAGTAATGATTATGTGTTCCCTAGAAGTGTCTTCAGTTCAGCATGTGTCATATGCTGTAATGTTTAAAGATTTGGTGATAAGAGTTTGTTAAACAGTTTTCTTTTTAAGTGCCTGGCTCCGAGTGGAATATTGGAGAAGTGGACAATGTGGTGTCTGATGGAGGATTGCGATCCAATTATCAGATAGCCATCTGCCCCTTTGTATCTTCTCCAGATATTAAATCAGAAGTTAATGCTTGCTCTCTGCTTCACATGGAGTGCAAGTTTGGCTCTTCTTTTACATTTTGTCAATATTGAAAGGCATTGACCTTAATTGCGATTgaagttttataaattttggcGTTTATATGGTTGGCAGCATCTTGATTTATTTATCAGTATCCTGTTATATTCTTAAACTGAAATGCTGTACTTTGTGGGCTGAACTACGCTCAAtagcttcattttttttcttccttctgcAGTCATGGCAGGCTTGGCACCAGAAGGATCCCAATTTGATGCTCGTCAATATGACCAGAAAATGACTGAGCTGTAAGTTTCTTGTTTGTAGTTGATATATGCTTTTCTCTCTTTGCCTGTTTTTCTATTTATGCtttatacatataaaatgatatttgttTTACCATTTGGTGATGTTTATGTGGTCAAAACTCACAGGCTCCAGACTGATGGAGATGACTTTTTCACAAGTTATGATGAAGTTTATGACAGTTTTGATGCAATGGGACTTCAAGAGAACCTTCTGAGGGGTATCTATGCATATGGTATGTAAAACAATGGAAAGAAAATCATAAAGTTTGTAATTTGCTTTCATAAATTCTTCATATATCATAGTCTGCCATTTGTTcaaactaaaataatatttctatGTTTCCATTTTTGCTAATTTATGCTGAATCGCCATTCAAGGTTTTGAGAAGCCTTCTGCCATTCAGCAAAGAGGAATTGTACCATTTTGCAAGGGTCTTGATGTGATTCAACAGGCACAATCCGGAACTGGGAAAACAGCGACTTTCTGCTCTGGAATTCTACAGCAACTTGACTATGCTGTAGTCCAATGCCAGGCTCTGGTTTTGGCACCCACAAGGGAGTTGGCACAACAGATTGAGAAGGTCATGCGAGCACTTGGTGATTACCTTGGTGTTAAGGTCCATGCTTGTGTTGGTGGGACAAGTGTTCGTGAGGATCAGCGCATTCTTCAAAGTGGTGTTCATGTTGTTGTTGGTACTCCTGGTCGTGTCTTTGACATGTTGAGAAGGCAGTCACTTCGTCCTGATTATATCAAGATGTTTGTCTTGGATGAGGCTGATGAGATGCTTTCCCGTGGTTTTAAGGATCAGGTTTGTTTTTTCATCATGTTATCTTCCCATTCAAATGAACTTTGAAATCTTAGGTTTTGATATTTTTCTGCTCTAATAATTTTGTTATCTCTTTCAGATCTATGATATCTTCCAGCTGCTTCCAGCCAAGATTCAGGTTGGAGTGTTTTCTGCCACAATGCCGCCGGAGGCCCTCGAGATTACTAGGAAATTTATGAATAAGCCTGTGAGAATTTTGGTAAAGCGTGATGAGCTAACCCTGGAGGGTATCAAGCAGTTTTATGTGAATGTTGAAAAGGAAGAGTGGAAGCTTGAAACTCTGTGTGATCTTTACGAGACCCTAGCCATTACCCAGAGTGTCATTTTTGTGAATACCAGGCGTAAGGTCGACTGGTTAACTGACAAGATGCGAAGCCGTGACCACACAGTGTCTGCCACCCATGGAGACATGGACCAGAATACTCGTGACGTTATCATGCGTGAATTCCGCTCTGGTTCATCTCGTGTTCTCATCACCACCGATCTCCTTGCTCGAGGTATTGACGTGCAGCAAGTCtctctagtcataaactatgatCTGCCTACTCAACCAGAAAACTACCTCCACCGTATTGGTCGAAGTGGAAGGTTTGGGAGAAAAGGTGTGGCCATCAACTTTGTGACTACAGATGATGAGAGGATGCTTTTTGACATCCAAAAGTTCTATAATGTGGTCATTGAGGAGCTGCCATCAAACGTTGCTGATCTCCTTTGATGAGATTAGACACCCTTTTTGAATATTGTTGAGGCAAGGTGTTTTGTTGTTTTGGCAAGTTTCTTATTTTTCTCCCTATCTAGCGTCTTAAGTTAAATGTTCTTAAACATATCTGACCATTGAATCCAGTTTTGCCTACTCCTTTGTGGTGGGTTTAATATGTTATTTCTAGTTTTTATGCAGCAGTAGGGTTTTTGAGTTGTATGTCATCATTTTCTagttataatataaaatcatggAAGGCATTTCATACATTTGGAGAAGGCGTCTTCTTAACTATTTCCAATGGGCTCAAATGCAAATACAAAGAAGCTATATACACAAGGGGGAACTTACATTTTGCTAAAACCCTATTGGTGCACATGGTTGTCCATTACTTAAATAACAACGGGTCTATTTCATGATCTTTCTGCATTTCGCTCTGCGCCTACGGTCTTAGGGCAGCTTTTCCCTTCCACAAAAAATATCAATATTCTCTGCAAATTTATAACATGGCAAGCATGTGAGCAGCTCTTAGCAAATAATAGTGAAATATTTCCTTGAGGGATCAATCCATCTTCGAAAGCGAAAGGTTGCACACAGAAAAAGGAAAAGTTTTGAGTCCTGAATTCTCTATCAAATAATTCATACACTCTGGCACTATTGCCTTTTGCACCTCGTTTCACTATACAATGACAACATAATTTACTGTTACCCATTCCATTTCTTGGTAGTTTTCGTGAATAAAGTAAAGGATTAATGTATGCTAAAAAAGTTAGACTTGATAggcttaaatatttttaatgtatgtaGTATTTGATATCTTGAATTAATCACAATTAATTTTA includes these proteins:
- the LOC107920144 gene encoding eukaryotic initiation factor 4A-14; this translates as MAGLAPEGSQFDARQYDQKMTELLQTDGDDFFTSYDEVYDSFDAMGLQENLLRGIYAYGFEKPSAIQQRGIVPFCKGLDVIQQAQSGTGKTATFCSGILQQLDYAVVQCQALVLAPTRELAQQIEKVMRALGDYLGVKVHACVGGTSVREDQRILQSGVHVVVGTPGRVFDMLRRQSLRPDYIKMFVLDEADEMLSRGFKDQIYDIFQLLPAKIQVGVFSATMPPEALEITRKFMNKPVRILVKRDELTLEGIKQFYVNVEKEEWKLETLCDLYETLAITQSVIFVNTRRKVDWLTDKMRSRDHTVSATHGDMDQNTRDVIMREFRSGSSRVLITTDLLARGIDVQQVSLVINYDLPTQPENYLHRIGRSGRFGRKGVAINFVTTDDERMLFDIQKFYNVVIEELPSNVADLL